A region of Reichenbachiella carrageenanivorans DNA encodes the following proteins:
- a CDS encoding contractile injection system tape measure protein — MGDHKIQSLTFDISVADEQTGRAQISTIESIVKNRLIRTIEQVFDEFTGQDISLRVDELSIDLGEISLYELDAEMEFRLRQKLKSQVIVLVEEKQQALAVQRAVAAQQETQQKKAASQGQEEIKRSEFKKKTQQQVDEAMLTEEGKQKLIVQQEEAARLADMEKVKAIDWLEKFFRTGILPWWMNVGTSDFNTVQQAVSEVLRKHPESILDLLVRNFLHDQFHQRLIKYLPLAQLHIPFGLDFGALKSNIISLTTSIPEAQGLTHAIWEAVLKDPSPETVEYKTIQHVYHEVSRQQPVTLSEFVLWVRIQTHQTAQLSAEMKATLEKMYEAADFSSIQFFQPAVRLSVLLQDVRQLSESARRALLSKLFAPRPEIVTHTDAAVRLLTHVAELSATQQSQLELLVWIELIQTSVKAPLRQMSPVHIVQQALALTSNLSGHARQMILTKVMAYVTQVSRKPSAVAQGLSGITSHTYDALRKDFEEVQREVMKKESVEERHQENDSVVLGLQYILFGLTKVNESDAATLIAGLKYLIAGDRPIASRFTREEYQAQLSAFVRRLQGEEVIFAVERLQKLAMPDSQRDSLARLILAAHPEIMRAYLAVERLDEWASVLEFSLSFAIKYGRLPFQDKAASKTALVYWYQYQPADLARVMERLLPLGITRATRASGTSEIHALILGAFDQAMVPLSNQEQIEWKRKYPALTPTQASAAQDQVKEEKPKMSMVLEEEAQRALASSVFIRNAGLVLLGPYLPMLLERAGLLDEKKMLNDEQHKIKAIEWFHYLVFGTEEMEEYDALLSKILTNLPISVSLPSKISLSDSDKEMCNGLLQAVVSNWTVNKSSSVANLRGSFLIREGKLTNEEAQYTLVVEEKGYDMLLDKVPWSFRLIKYKWMDKAVFVDWR; from the coding sequence ATGGGAGATCACAAAATACAAAGTTTAACATTTGACATCTCTGTAGCAGATGAGCAAACAGGAAGGGCGCAAATCTCCACCATCGAAAGCATTGTCAAAAACAGACTGATCCGAACGATAGAGCAGGTTTTTGATGAGTTCACAGGTCAAGATATTTCTCTCAGAGTCGATGAACTATCAATCGATTTGGGAGAGATTAGCCTCTATGAGTTAGACGCTGAGATGGAGTTTCGGCTGAGACAAAAGCTGAAGAGCCAGGTCATTGTACTTGTCGAGGAAAAGCAACAGGCTCTTGCCGTACAGCGTGCCGTGGCTGCACAGCAGGAGACCCAACAGAAGAAAGCCGCAAGTCAGGGGCAGGAGGAAATAAAGCGATCTGAATTCAAAAAAAAGACACAGCAGCAGGTGGATGAAGCCATGCTAACGGAGGAGGGAAAGCAAAAGCTAATTGTACAACAGGAGGAGGCTGCTCGATTGGCTGATATGGAAAAAGTCAAAGCGATCGACTGGTTAGAAAAGTTCTTCAGAACGGGGATACTGCCGTGGTGGATGAATGTAGGCACTTCGGATTTCAATACCGTGCAACAAGCCGTATCAGAAGTGCTTCGTAAGCATCCCGAAAGCATACTAGACCTGTTGGTTCGCAATTTTCTTCACGATCAGTTTCACCAGCGACTCATCAAGTACCTTCCGCTAGCCCAGCTCCACATACCATTTGGATTGGACTTTGGTGCACTCAAAAGCAACATCATTTCATTGACAACATCGATACCCGAAGCCCAAGGACTCACGCATGCGATATGGGAAGCTGTTCTGAAAGATCCTTCCCCTGAGACGGTTGAGTACAAAACCATACAGCATGTTTATCATGAAGTCAGCCGTCAGCAGCCAGTCACTTTATCAGAGTTTGTCCTGTGGGTCAGAATACAGACTCATCAGACCGCCCAGTTGAGTGCTGAAATGAAAGCTACACTGGAGAAAATGTACGAAGCAGCCGACTTCTCCTCGATTCAGTTTTTCCAACCTGCCGTACGGCTCAGTGTATTGCTACAGGACGTGAGGCAGCTGTCCGAATCCGCGAGGCGAGCGCTACTCTCTAAGCTATTTGCACCACGGCCAGAAATAGTCACCCATACCGATGCGGCAGTCAGACTGTTGACTCATGTAGCCGAATTGAGTGCTACTCAGCAGAGCCAGTTGGAGCTGCTTGTATGGATCGAGCTGATCCAAACATCGGTAAAAGCACCACTTCGCCAGATGAGCCCTGTGCACATTGTTCAGCAGGCACTAGCTCTGACAAGCAACCTGTCGGGACATGCTCGACAAATGATTTTGACGAAAGTCATGGCCTATGTGACGCAGGTATCTCGAAAGCCATCTGCAGTAGCGCAGGGGCTGTCGGGCATTACTAGCCATACGTACGATGCCTTGCGCAAAGACTTTGAGGAGGTGCAGCGAGAGGTCATGAAGAAAGAGAGCGTAGAAGAAAGACATCAGGAGAATGATAGCGTAGTACTTGGCCTGCAGTATATTTTGTTTGGGCTGACGAAAGTGAATGAGTCAGATGCCGCTACGCTTATCGCTGGTCTCAAGTATTTGATCGCCGGAGATCGACCCATTGCTTCACGATTTACCAGAGAAGAATACCAAGCACAGTTATCTGCTTTTGTACGTCGGCTACAGGGCGAGGAGGTTATTTTTGCTGTGGAGCGATTGCAGAAACTAGCTATGCCCGACAGCCAGCGAGACTCTCTTGCTCGGCTGATACTTGCAGCGCACCCTGAGATTATGCGGGCGTATTTAGCGGTCGAGCGTTTGGATGAATGGGCATCTGTTTTGGAATTTTCGCTTTCCTTTGCCATCAAGTACGGTAGGCTTCCCTTTCAAGACAAAGCGGCGTCCAAAACAGCACTAGTCTATTGGTATCAGTATCAGCCGGCGGATTTGGCTCGTGTCATGGAGCGGCTACTGCCGCTTGGAATCACACGTGCCACTCGTGCATCAGGCACCTCGGAGATACACGCTTTGATCTTAGGTGCGTTTGATCAGGCCATGGTGCCCTTGAGTAACCAAGAGCAAATCGAATGGAAACGAAAGTATCCTGCTTTGACTCCCACCCAAGCGTCTGCAGCGCAAGACCAAGTAAAAGAAGAGAAACCTAAAATGTCCATGGTACTCGAAGAGGAAGCGCAGCGGGCTTTGGCTTCTTCTGTGTTTATCAGAAATGCGGGTCTGGTTCTATTGGGGCCTTATCTCCCTATGCTGTTGGAGCGGGCGGGGCTGTTGGACGAAAAGAAAATGCTGAACGATGAGCAGCACAAGATCAAAGCCATAGAATGGTTCCATTATTTGGTCTTTGGGACGGAGGAGATGGAAGAATACGACGCCTTGTTGAGTAAAATATTGACGAATTTGCCAATCAGTGTTTCCTTGCCTTCCAAAATTAGCCTGAGCGATAGTGATAAAGAAATGTGTAATGGCCTACTGCAAGCCGTCGTGTCCAACTGGACCGTAAACAAGAGCAGTTCGGTGGCCAACCTGAGAGGCTCCTTTTTGATCCGTGAGGGAAAACTGACCAATGAAGAAGCACAATATACGCTAGTAGTGGAGGAAAAAGGCTATGACATGCTCCTAGACAAAGTGCCGTGGTCGTTTCGCCTGATCAAATACAAGTGGATGGACAAGGCTGTTTTCGTAGACTGGCGTTAG
- a CDS encoding ATP-binding protein produces MPTYTATEEVTSPRVVKDQLLTQQQESQKTLDVLTLNIQSFTDAESWLKKTINRRIKEVTEQLDILSFQEISEAPIWDTESAWAKVAQEFHLETEEVFMLVVIYVAQFQPSSLSELWAVDKLDYKAGGKKREGDGHRTPTLRTVLFLLAGDKAIKRAFYYARLVQSRLFKEQVLVTKIGEMDSLEDQQIKMNNEYYRWLMNGQKARIEISADFPANVLETHLCFDDLVLKDSVRTQLQYLMDFVQHQRELYSNESFASKIKPGYVAMLYGPPGTGKTMTVSVMGKALDIDVYSIDLSRVVSKYIGETEKNLEKIFERLEGKRCILFFDEADALFGKRTEVKDAKDRYANQEVAYLLQKIERFPGLVILASNYSQNLDSAFRRRILTSIFMPPPGEEERQILWERAIPDHYRCESASLLGELAKKHTLTGANIANIVKLACIRASKEGERVLTHRLLADLIKLEQSKEKN; encoded by the coding sequence ATGCCTACCTATACCGCCACTGAAGAAGTGACGTCCCCTCGTGTGGTCAAAGACCAGTTGCTCACCCAACAGCAGGAATCTCAAAAGACATTAGATGTATTGACGCTCAATATTCAATCGTTTACAGATGCTGAAAGTTGGTTGAAAAAAACCATCAATCGACGCATCAAGGAAGTGACAGAGCAGTTGGACATTCTGTCGTTTCAAGAAATCAGTGAAGCACCCATTTGGGATACGGAGAGCGCGTGGGCCAAAGTAGCTCAAGAGTTTCATCTGGAGACAGAAGAAGTATTTATGCTGGTGGTCATCTATGTTGCACAGTTTCAGCCCTCATCGCTGAGCGAGCTATGGGCGGTCGACAAACTGGACTACAAAGCCGGTGGCAAAAAGAGAGAAGGCGATGGGCATCGTACACCCACTTTGCGTACTGTGCTGTTCTTGCTGGCCGGAGACAAAGCCATCAAACGTGCCTTCTACTATGCCAGACTCGTGCAGAGTCGATTGTTCAAAGAGCAGGTTTTGGTGACCAAAATAGGGGAGATGGACTCTCTCGAAGATCAGCAGATCAAAATGAACAATGAGTACTATCGCTGGCTGATGAACGGACAGAAAGCACGTATAGAAATCAGTGCAGATTTTCCTGCGAATGTTTTGGAAACTCATCTCTGCTTCGACGACCTGGTACTCAAGGACAGCGTACGTACACAGCTGCAGTATTTGATGGACTTCGTCCAACACCAAAGAGAACTCTACAGCAACGAGTCCTTTGCCAGCAAAATAAAACCTGGCTATGTAGCCATGCTCTATGGCCCGCCTGGCACAGGTAAAACCATGACCGTCTCCGTGATGGGCAAGGCACTGGATATTGATGTGTACAGCATCGATCTGTCTAGAGTGGTGTCTAAGTATATTGGTGAAACCGAAAAGAACCTAGAAAAAATATTCGAACGGTTAGAGGGGAAGCGATGTATCTTATTTTTTGACGAAGCAGATGCCCTGTTTGGCAAGCGTACCGAGGTGAAAGATGCCAAAGATCGCTATGCCAACCAAGAAGTGGCCTACCTCCTGCAGAAGATCGAGCGATTCCCTGGCTTGGTGATCCTCGCCAGCAACTACAGTCAAAATCTTGACAGTGCCTTCAGACGACGTATTCTGACTTCTATCTTTATGCCCCCACCAGGGGAAGAAGAAAGGCAAATCCTTTGGGAAAGAGCCATTCCTGATCATTATCGATGCGAATCAGCATCGCTCTTGGGAGAATTGGCTAAGAAGCATACCCTCACAGGTGCCAACATCGCCAACATAGTAAAGCTGGCCTGTATCAGAGCCAGCAAAGAAGGAGAACGGGTACTTACCCACAGGCTGCTAGCAGACTTGATCAAACTAGAGCAAAGCAAGGAAAAAAATTAA
- a CDS encoding FISUMP domain-containing protein — protein sequence MNLTKPFYDLGSKIFSVLFFVLMTATMISCSSDEAEEITCKFTAAATVADDKITLTLTDGKAPFAYVITYTGGATQEGTTSDNPATITANENEDAAIAISDANKCTATATATQPEIECELKATAVASDGTITLTLTGGKSPYAYVITYDGGTTQEGTTSDNPATITADENKDATISITDADDCTATTQVTAEDLTSLLDTRDDQRYKIVTIGTQTWLAENFNYDATGSLCYDDDATNCETYGKLYDWATATADDFAPEGWRLPTKDERDALKTFLGDDSGTKLKEGGSSGFEALLGGALTSDFLLEGTAGYFWTSTAESEVDAYYFYVNASVDIKDNFNAKTSKFYARLIRG from the coding sequence ATGAACCTAACTAAGCCTTTCTATGACCTCGGGTCTAAGATATTTTCTGTGCTCTTTTTTGTATTGATGACTGCCACGATGATTTCTTGCAGTAGCGACGAGGCCGAAGAAATCACCTGCAAATTTACCGCTGCTGCTACAGTAGCCGACGACAAAATCACGCTGACCCTCACCGATGGCAAAGCTCCCTTCGCCTACGTGATCACCTATACCGGTGGCGCTACGCAAGAAGGCACTACTTCTGACAACCCCGCCACGATCACGGCCAACGAAAACGAAGACGCTGCTATCGCGATCAGCGATGCCAACAAATGTACCGCTACCGCCACCGCTACTCAGCCAGAGATAGAGTGCGAACTCAAAGCCACGGCAGTAGCCTCCGATGGCACCATCACGCTGACCCTCACAGGAGGTAAATCTCCCTATGCCTATGTGATCACCTACGACGGAGGCACCACGCAAGAAGGCACTACCTCTGACAACCCCGCCACGATCACGGCCGACGAAAACAAAGACGCGACTATCTCGATCACCGATGCCGACGACTGTACAGCCACCACGCAAGTGACCGCCGAGGACCTCACTTCCCTGCTCGACACCCGAGACGACCAGCGCTACAAAATCGTGACCATCGGCACCCAAACTTGGCTCGCCGAGAACTTCAACTACGATGCGACTGGATCACTATGCTACGACGATGATGCGACCAACTGTGAAACCTATGGTAAGCTCTACGACTGGGCTACAGCTACCGCAGATGACTTCGCACCTGAAGGGTGGAGATTGCCTACTAAGGATGAAAGAGATGCGCTCAAGACTTTCTTAGGAGACGACTCAGGGACTAAATTGAAAGAAGGAGGCTCTAGTGGGTTTGAGGCTCTTTTAGGGGGAGCCCTAACTAGTGACTTTTTATTAGAGGGGACAGCCGGATATTTCTGGACATCAACAGCTGAGAGTGAAGTAGATGCATATTATTTCTATGTAAATGCTTCTGTGGATATTAAAGATAACTTTAATGCCAAAACCTCCAAATTTTATGCGCGACTGATTAGAGGTTAA
- a CDS encoding T9SS type A sorting domain-containing protein, translating into MTDVIDASDPGTYVDPDNASNYKSDISYTFTTAPAPSIVDLGDQGIVCLRDYLELDDIVINEGHAANFQSSGTVAFSVPEGFRFESTGSVAIGDGVDGDDISDAVLSYSNDDTRMLLTYTVSAAATAELDQMTVSGVRVRAVGESLSSATTYNLKIASATGIDGEDFATDATVASFAVNNTNLKVTLNDKPQGETGASVVSGELRICATTEIYLSGSRSDGHTGTISYFVGEEDGLGDINYTLLPGVDGNLEISEDALKDYLDNANEVYPIYVYEVIETNELVTCPRAYSDVITIVSSAQEITSTDYDFKPESTPSSIITPYVGNDIKFSHKINGGHLTAIKTIPGLTQTIEDIDPYIGNTLTISSLDIADASDNVELQVLYEMKSSDTRGGCILDVDTLDYTILPIPNIESETNLNPYYCPGNSSVIPIQFHPRNAYNTGGQYYTIISVTGSIGGAITGNVNPDWDPISDKETGFSLDLGAAYANKVGEESTLFLTVEYKGAKRIYIPRYKTDCTYTSRARYTLCYDNPSCSITYSTYDEVVANNCISNPSCSIIEIEEVSEASCSQVFIGNDIDYVEDPTIQTAPYFIALPADVPLAFTTVDREPLASVFCDGEGQVLLLGTPGSTFLDKTYELRNKDNGETQTLEEYSFSPGEAGLEPNNNGYELTYNYEVSACVFTAQMDIEIIDRPSTPQLASGLNRKIQDGTNVSIVEHCLGDDLIPLLPLDRQENYRFIWKNDLGTPIDTTTAEAFLPKDRFSSEIASEVGLYRYSVEVNDKVGECSGDPVTFYYQVGAKPSADFDYESDCESNLVFTPSVQHAHSVPNRDTLQTFTWDFELTDVLDEREVAPGSDMLANYAYATSGTYDVKLETKTSVGCIDTVTKRVTVLGKINIDNSAGADVQYHEQFDTGHGGWISTTEGDATGAKNSSWQYVDDALGQYWHADGNNDEYSWLVSPCIDISQWESPKVRADLFVDTPENEGVVLEYRVDGTDAWQAVGQYQGGYNWYNSNSILAGPGTGIVGWTGASEVNGFTTVAYSLSEVKAAAGDQMVQLRFATASLDLSYRENEPQLGQGFGLASVSIEEKKRISLLEHSTNMNAPDYEAERLLVDAFAKELDDVIYIEYHTQHPIPDELYYGYHFNSNTSNDQGAKSKNIGSTSFNGTTGAADSFEEGWVAQQYSYESLISPAFDVALEYGEYAPGEPLRVSASAVRNSMPYIPLDTASQELLLMLNIAVVEKNVITSDGKQHQNVLIKFLPDYGADFKWADWDVALGESLSAEVEWQVPVAADPNQFALIAWVEKTNTSKDNKITIRPEILQAVQVDIDESLVAVPVTAVETLQEPHYTLYPVPAHDQLMVSKKGQSIPASGWAIHNVFGQEVAAGSTRPVNGALVIDLSDLGVGTYILQLRNSEGQFYERFVKR; encoded by the coding sequence ATGACTGATGTGATAGATGCCAGTGACCCTGGTACGTATGTTGACCCTGACAATGCTAGTAATTATAAGTCTGATATCTCCTACACCTTCACCACAGCCCCTGCCCCTAGCATCGTAGACCTAGGAGATCAGGGGATTGTCTGTCTGCGAGACTATCTTGAGCTAGACGATATCGTGATCAATGAAGGTCATGCCGCAAATTTTCAATCCTCAGGTACGGTAGCATTTTCCGTACCCGAGGGTTTTAGGTTTGAAAGCACCGGCAGTGTCGCGATAGGCGATGGTGTAGATGGTGACGACATATCCGATGCCGTATTGAGTTATTCAAATGATGATACAAGGATGCTGCTGACCTATACCGTGAGTGCAGCAGCTACAGCGGAGCTGGATCAGATGACTGTCAGCGGCGTGCGCGTCCGAGCGGTAGGCGAGTCGCTGAGCAGCGCCACCACGTACAATCTCAAGATAGCGAGTGCTACAGGTATAGATGGAGAAGACTTCGCAACCGACGCCACAGTAGCCAGTTTTGCGGTCAACAATACAAACCTCAAGGTGACCCTGAATGACAAACCACAGGGCGAGACAGGGGCTTCGGTAGTTTCAGGGGAGCTGCGCATCTGCGCAACTACCGAAATATACCTGTCAGGAAGTAGATCCGATGGGCATACGGGTACCATTAGTTATTTTGTAGGAGAAGAGGATGGGTTAGGAGATATCAACTACACCCTCTTGCCTGGAGTCGATGGCAACCTGGAGATCAGTGAGGATGCATTGAAGGACTACTTGGACAATGCAAATGAAGTATACCCTATCTATGTTTATGAAGTTATAGAAACGAACGAATTGGTGACGTGCCCCAGAGCCTATTCTGATGTGATCACGATTGTATCGTCAGCGCAAGAAATCACATCTACCGACTATGATTTCAAACCAGAAAGCACACCAAGTTCGATCATTACACCATATGTGGGCAATGATATCAAATTTTCACACAAAATAAATGGCGGACACCTAACGGCTATCAAAACCATACCAGGCCTCACCCAGACGATCGAGGATATCGATCCTTATATCGGCAATACATTGACCATAAGCTCTTTGGATATAGCCGATGCTAGTGACAATGTAGAACTACAAGTCCTTTATGAAATGAAATCTTCGGATACGCGTGGGGGGTGTATACTTGATGTAGATACCTTAGATTATACCATATTGCCAATCCCTAACATCGAAAGCGAAACCAACCTAAATCCCTATTACTGTCCAGGCAATAGTAGTGTGATTCCTATTCAATTTCACCCCAGAAATGCCTACAATACTGGAGGTCAGTATTATACAATCATCAGTGTGACGGGCAGTATAGGTGGAGCAATTACTGGTAATGTCAATCCAGATTGGGATCCCATTTCAGATAAAGAAACAGGCTTTTCTCTAGATTTGGGAGCAGCTTACGCCAATAAAGTTGGAGAAGAATCTACGCTGTTTTTGACGGTCGAATACAAGGGAGCGAAGCGCATATACATTCCTCGATATAAGACGGACTGTACGTACACCTCTAGAGCGAGATACACGTTGTGTTATGATAATCCCTCTTGTTCGATCACTTATAGTACATATGACGAGGTAGTGGCAAATAATTGTATATCCAATCCAAGTTGTTCAATTATTGAAATAGAAGAGGTTTCTGAAGCATCATGTTCACAAGTCTTTATAGGCAATGATATTGACTATGTTGAAGATCCAACGATCCAAACGGCACCTTATTTTATAGCGTTACCCGCAGATGTACCACTTGCGTTTACTACGGTTGATCGAGAGCCGTTGGCGTCTGTGTTTTGTGATGGCGAAGGTCAGGTGTTGCTATTGGGTACTCCTGGGTCTACCTTTCTGGACAAGACCTATGAGCTGCGCAATAAAGACAATGGCGAAACGCAAACCTTGGAAGAGTACAGTTTTTCGCCAGGCGAAGCTGGACTTGAACCGAATAACAACGGGTATGAACTGACTTACAATTACGAAGTCAGTGCTTGTGTATTTACTGCTCAGATGGATATTGAAATCATAGATAGACCAAGTACACCACAGCTAGCGAGTGGGCTGAATAGAAAAATACAGGATGGAACAAACGTATCTATCGTAGAGCATTGTTTGGGAGATGATCTCATTCCGCTCCTACCTCTCGATAGACAGGAAAATTATCGATTTATTTGGAAAAATGACTTAGGCACGCCCATCGATACCACAACGGCTGAGGCCTTTTTGCCCAAGGATCGCTTTTCCAGCGAAATAGCCTCCGAAGTAGGGCTATACAGATATTCGGTAGAGGTCAACGATAAGGTAGGAGAGTGCTCTGGAGATCCAGTCACCTTTTACTACCAGGTAGGCGCCAAGCCTTCAGCGGATTTTGATTATGAATCAGATTGTGAATCCAATCTAGTGTTTACCCCCTCTGTGCAGCATGCCCATTCGGTGCCCAATCGCGATACACTTCAGACCTTCACTTGGGATTTTGAATTGACCGATGTATTGGATGAGCGCGAAGTAGCTCCCGGAAGCGATATGCTGGCCAACTATGCCTATGCTACATCGGGCACCTACGACGTGAAGTTAGAAACCAAAACCTCCGTGGGCTGTATAGACACTGTGACTAAGCGAGTGACTGTCTTGGGTAAAATAAATATCGACAATAGCGCAGGAGCCGACGTGCAGTATCACGAGCAGTTTGATACAGGCCATGGAGGTTGGATATCTACCACCGAGGGAGATGCCACTGGCGCCAAGAATAGCAGCTGGCAATACGTAGACGATGCCCTAGGCCAGTACTGGCATGCAGATGGCAATAATGACGAATACAGCTGGCTGGTCAGCCCCTGTATAGACATCAGCCAGTGGGAGTCGCCCAAAGTAAGAGCGGATTTATTTGTAGATACCCCCGAAAACGAGGGCGTGGTACTCGAATACCGCGTAGATGGTACTGATGCTTGGCAAGCTGTAGGGCAGTATCAAGGCGGTTACAATTGGTACAATAGCAACAGTATCCTAGCAGGTCCTGGTACGGGTATCGTAGGATGGACAGGTGCATCAGAAGTGAACGGCTTCACAACTGTCGCCTACAGCCTGAGTGAAGTCAAAGCCGCAGCAGGTGATCAGATGGTTCAACTGAGATTTGCTACCGCTAGCCTCGATCTTTCTTATCGCGAAAACGAACCACAACTTGGTCAAGGTTTTGGACTCGCCAGCGTCTCTATAGAGGAAAAAAAGCGCATCAGTCTATTGGAGCATTCGACCAATATGAATGCGCCTGACTATGAAGCCGAGCGCCTCCTAGTAGATGCATTTGCCAAGGAGCTAGACGATGTGATTTATATCGAATATCATACCCAGCATCCGATTCCTGACGAACTATATTATGGCTATCATTTTAATAGCAATACGAGCAACGACCAAGGAGCCAAGAGTAAAAACATTGGCAGTACTTCCTTCAATGGTACCACGGGAGCAGCCGATAGTTTCGAAGAAGGATGGGTTGCGCAGCAGTATAGCTATGAGTCTCTCATTTCCCCTGCCTTTGATGTGGCGCTAGAGTATGGCGAATACGCCCCAGGGGAGCCGCTTCGGGTTTCAGCTTCGGCTGTACGAAACAGTATGCCTTATATTCCGCTGGACACAGCGAGTCAGGAGCTGCTGCTGATGCTAAATATAGCAGTGGTAGAAAAAAACGTAATTACATCCGATGGCAAGCAGCATCAAAATGTGCTGATCAAATTCTTGCCAGACTACGGCGCGGATTTTAAGTGGGCCGATTGGGATGTGGCACTCGGAGAAAGCCTCAGCGCTGAAGTGGAGTGGCAAGTGCCCGTAGCGGCCGATCCTAACCAATTTGCACTGATCGCTTGGGTTGAAAAAACCAACACCTCGAAAGACAATAAAATTACCATCCGACCAGAAATTTTGCAGGCGGTTCAGGTGGACATCGATGAGTCGTTGGTCGCTGTGCCAGTCACTGCAGTCGAAACGCTACAAGAGCCACATTATACACTGTACCCAGTACCAGCGCATGATCAGCTCATGGTTAGCAAAAAAGGGCAGTCGATCCCTGCTTCTGGCTGGGCGATCCACAATGTGTTTGGCCAGGAAGTAGCGGCTGGCAGTACACGACCAGTGAATGGTGCGCTTGTGATAGATCTGTCTGATTTAGGGGTGGGGACGTACATTCTCCAACTCCGCAATAGCGAAGGGCAATTTTATGAGCGCTTTGTGAAGAGGTAG